A window of the Gemmatimonadota bacterium genome harbors these coding sequences:
- a CDS encoding efflux RND transporter periplasmic adaptor subunit, with translation MSIFKAVLGTVVVAGAIAAGIWWWNNRDPADGGDDSDLFPLDQMEQEGEGLVASASQVTGATAVRDTLWIEVESSGRAEAFRRVTLRAQADGIAMAVNLRENRFVRGGDLLLAIDTTEYAMEVAQAESDLQRAYADYREITLFDDRTEDPELREERERNALARSGLEQARVSLDQAKMRLGRTRLAAPFSGLLADVKVVEDQWVSSGSDVVTIIEPHPVKMEAQVVEGDLGRVREGRAATMTFAAFPEEVFTGTVATINPLVDPELRTGKVTIVVANPDLRIKPGMYAEVSIAAEALPDRIIIPKAALLERGEGMRRFLVLVYETDENGEGVGRYRYVNPGRENATHVEILAEGPETGMIEPGEIVLVDGHHFLGDGVPVTLVEDDGNGGEE, from the coding sequence ATGTCGATATTCAAAGCCGTGCTCGGCACCGTCGTCGTTGCAGGCGCCATCGCTGCCGGGATCTGGTGGTGGAACAACCGCGACCCGGCGGACGGCGGCGACGATTCCGACCTCTTCCCACTCGACCAGATGGAGCAGGAAGGCGAGGGGCTGGTGGCGAGCGCGTCCCAGGTCACGGGAGCGACGGCCGTTCGCGACACGCTCTGGATCGAGGTGGAATCGAGCGGACGCGCCGAGGCCTTCCGCCGGGTGACGCTCCGAGCGCAAGCCGACGGAATCGCCATGGCGGTCAACCTCCGCGAGAATCGGTTCGTGAGAGGAGGCGATCTCCTGCTCGCGATCGACACCACCGAATACGCCATGGAGGTGGCCCAGGCGGAGTCCGATTTGCAGCGGGCCTACGCCGACTACAGGGAAATAACGCTCTTCGACGATCGCACCGAGGACCCGGAGCTCAGGGAGGAGCGCGAGCGCAACGCTCTGGCGCGAAGCGGCCTCGAACAGGCCCGCGTCTCCCTCGACCAGGCGAAAATGCGGCTGGGTCGCACGCGGCTGGCAGCCCCCTTCAGCGGTCTGTTGGCCGACGTGAAGGTGGTCGAGGACCAGTGGGTGTCGAGCGGCTCGGACGTAGTGACCATCATAGAGCCGCACCCGGTCAAGATGGAGGCTCAGGTTGTGGAGGGCGACCTCGGTAGGGTCAGGGAGGGACGTGCCGCCACCATGACGTTCGCGGCCTTCCCCGAAGAGGTCTTCACGGGAACCGTGGCCACCATCAACCCGCTCGTGGACCCCGAACTGAGGACCGGGAAGGTCACCATTGTCGTCGCGAACCCGGATCTGCGGATCAAGCCGGGGATGTATGCGGAGGTGTCGATCGCGGCCGAAGCGCTGCCCGACCGCATCATCATACCCAAGGCCGCGCTTCTGGAACGCGGAGAAGGCATGCGTCGCTTCCTCGTCCTCGTCTACGAGACCGACGAGAACGGCGAAGGCGTCGGCCGCTATCGATACGTCAACCCCGGCAGAGAGAACGCCACTCACGTCGAGATTCTGGCCGAGGGACCGGAAACCGGCATGATCGAGCCGGGTGAGATCGTGCTTGTCGACGGCCACCACTTCCTCGGCGACGGGGTACCCGTCACGCTCGTCGAGGACGACGGGAACGGAGGAGAGGAATGA
- a CDS encoding efflux RND transporter periplasmic adaptor subunit, with the protein MSTPSSSSSTRSFLVLAAAFLSVVAAVAWRLHVTTRPDEEEEQVLGAPEDEAPPPEVASAELFSADNPTPVKGVEVVRDTLWIQVGAAGRIRALRRQALEARVPGELLSLAVREGELVRRGQTLAVIDSTETLLELATARVQLLVAEAEYDRLIESGDENDSPSVKESRANAAVVMSGLERERANLARVELKLARSVVTAPFAGKIADIRVAVGERIDPGAELLTVLDISSVEVEVEVPEGELNKLEAGRRARVNLAAYSGDTLEARVSRVNPVIDSRERTGRAVLSLANPDLRLFPGMHARVLLDVEALPDRLVVPRSAVLQRSETLDRHVVFIYLPEGDFGFSDWRYVNLGRESITHVELVREGPENGIVDPGEIVLVDGHHYLSHQTKVRLVDDVAAAGGRPTR; encoded by the coding sequence ATGAGCACACCATCTTCCTCGTCTAGCACCAGGTCGTTCCTAGTTCTGGCTGCGGCCTTCCTGTCGGTCGTGGCCGCCGTGGCGTGGAGGCTGCACGTCACCACAAGGCCCGACGAGGAGGAAGAGCAGGTTCTCGGCGCGCCCGAGGATGAGGCGCCGCCGCCCGAGGTCGCGAGCGCGGAGCTCTTCAGCGCCGACAACCCCACGCCGGTGAAGGGCGTCGAGGTCGTGCGCGACACGCTCTGGATCCAGGTCGGTGCGGCCGGCCGGATAAGAGCTTTGCGGCGGCAGGCTCTTGAGGCTCGGGTACCGGGCGAGTTGCTCTCGCTCGCGGTCAGGGAGGGCGAGCTGGTGAGACGCGGGCAGACGCTGGCGGTCATCGACTCGACAGAGACCCTGCTCGAACTAGCCACGGCCCGCGTGCAACTGCTCGTTGCGGAAGCCGAGTACGACCGGCTGATCGAATCCGGTGACGAGAACGACTCCCCGTCGGTGAAGGAGAGTCGTGCGAACGCGGCTGTCGTCATGAGCGGGTTGGAACGGGAGCGAGCCAATCTGGCGAGGGTGGAGCTCAAGCTCGCGCGGAGCGTCGTCACCGCGCCGTTCGCGGGGAAGATCGCCGACATAAGGGTCGCGGTGGGAGAACGGATCGACCCCGGAGCCGAGTTGCTCACGGTGCTGGACATCTCCTCGGTGGAGGTGGAAGTCGAAGTGCCCGAGGGCGAGCTCAACAAGTTGGAGGCTGGGAGGCGCGCCCGGGTCAATCTCGCGGCGTATTCCGGCGACACGCTCGAGGCGCGGGTTTCGAGAGTGAATCCGGTGATCGACTCCCGGGAGCGGACGGGCAGGGCGGTGCTCAGCCTTGCCAACCCCGATCTGCGCTTATTTCCGGGTATGCACGCCCGCGTGCTGCTCGATGTGGAGGCGCTTCCGGACCGCCTGGTCGTTCCTCGCTCGGCGGTCCTGCAACGCTCGGAGACCTTGGATCGCCACGTCGTTTTCATCTATCTTCCCGAGGGTGACTTCGGCTTCAGCGACTGGCGTTACGTTAACCTGGGGCGAGAGAGCATCACGCATGTCGAGCTGGTGCGGGAAGGGCCCGAAAACGGAATCGTGGACCCGGGCGAGATCGTTCTGGTTGACGGACACCACTACCTCAGCCACCAGACCAAGGTCAGACTCGTGGACGACGTCGCTGCGGCGGGAGGAAGACCGACCAGATGA
- the ispG gene encoding flavodoxin-dependent (E)-4-hydroxy-3-methylbut-2-enyl-diphosphate synthase — protein sequence MNGNMRHQTNAVDVSGVTVGGGGPVIVQSMTNTDTADPESTFDQVRLLADAGSEIVRITVNNDAAARAVPEIVARLRDAGYRTPVVGDFHYNGHLLLTRHPETARALAKLRINPGNVGAKRRDENFARIVQVAIEHDKPVRIGVNWGSLDQRLLTEMMDENARRSQPKDAGAVVLDAMVESVVRSGELAEETGLAADRIVVSAKVSKVRELISVYRKLAARASYALHLGLTEAGMGSKGIVATAAGLSPLLLDGIGDTIRVSLTPRPGGDRSEEVRVAQQVLQALDIRHFEPQVTACPGCGRTTSTFFQEMAEQITAHIRDSIAEWRVEYPGVEEMSVAVMGCVVNGPGESKHADIGISLPGTFEEPKAPVYVDGRHETTLKGSGLIEEFKGILDRYVSERYGGSAGA from the coding sequence ATGAACGGCAATATGAGGCACCAGACCAACGCCGTCGATGTGAGCGGCGTGACCGTCGGCGGCGGTGGCCCCGTCATCGTGCAGTCGATGACCAACACCGACACCGCCGACCCCGAGTCCACGTTCGATCAGGTCCGTCTTCTGGCCGATGCCGGCAGCGAGATCGTCCGCATCACCGTCAACAACGACGCCGCCGCTCGTGCCGTCCCCGAGATCGTGGCGCGCCTTCGAGACGCCGGATACCGAACTCCTGTCGTCGGGGACTTTCACTACAACGGCCACCTTCTCCTGACCCGCCATCCCGAGACGGCGCGGGCGCTCGCCAAGCTGCGCATCAACCCAGGCAACGTGGGGGCGAAGCGGCGAGACGAGAACTTCGCCCGCATCGTCCAGGTCGCGATCGAACACGACAAGCCCGTGCGCATCGGTGTCAACTGGGGTTCTCTCGACCAGCGCCTGCTTACCGAGATGATGGACGAGAACGCCAGGAGATCCCAACCGAAGGACGCCGGAGCGGTCGTGCTCGACGCCATGGTCGAGAGCGTGGTCCGTTCGGGGGAGCTCGCCGAGGAGACCGGACTCGCCGCAGACCGGATCGTGGTCTCCGCGAAGGTATCCAAGGTGCGGGAGCTGATCTCCGTCTACCGAAAACTGGCGGCCCGAGCGAGCTACGCCCTCCACCTCGGTCTTACCGAAGCGGGGATGGGGTCGAAGGGGATCGTGGCCACCGCGGCCGGGCTCTCGCCGCTACTGCTCGACGGCATCGGCGACACTATCCGGGTCTCGCTCACCCCTCGGCCCGGGGGCGACCGCTCGGAAGAGGTCCGCGTCGCTCAGCAAGTCCTTCAGGCCCTCGACATCCGGCATTTCGAGCCGCAGGTCACGGCCTGCCCGGGCTGCGGGCGCACGACCAGCACCTTCTTCCAGGAGATGGCCGAGCAGATCACGGCGCACATTCGAGACTCGATCGCCGAGTGGCGGGTCGAATACCCCGGCGTCGAGGAGATGAGTGTCGCCGTCATGGGTTGCGTGGTGAACGGTCCCGGCGAATCGAAGCACGCCGACATCGGTATCTCGCTGCCGGGAACCTTCGAGGAACCCAAGGCGCCGGTCTATGTGGACGGTCGCCACGAGACAACCCTCAAGGGGTCGGGCCTCATCGAAGAGTTCAAGGGAATTCTAGACCGTTACGTCAGCGAAAGGTACGGGGGCAGTGCGGGCGCCTGA
- the purH gene encoding bifunctional phosphoribosylaminoimidazolecarboxamide formyltransferase/IMP cyclohydrolase: MSRAVNRASPENRIPAESLSASGDKRRALISVSDKAGVVDFARGLAERGFEIVSTGGTARALAEAGLAVTEVANVTSHPEMMDGRVKTLHPAVHAGILCRRDREDDTREMERAGYVPIDLVAVNLYPFGETVARGADRDRIVEEIDVGGPTLLRAAAKAHRDVWPVPDPAYYSRVLEALDAPGAARLRVELARRTFAHLSEYDSAIAEWFAERSEADADGAAPESGPASEKAASEPAVSGPDLALPPELDLRLSGGIHLRYGENPDQPAAFYPEAVGAGAPFEQLHGKALSYNNLLDLDGALFSLSPFAGYHGPAVCIVKHATPCGIAIGDTVADAYSKALRTDSESAFGSVVAVNTVVDEECARLMSKLFIECIAARGYASQALDLLSRKKNLRLLVHGDRSRVRSGRPDSASRLSLRSVWGGVLAQRGSVPPGFDPASTERSASDAPTAKRRNLSAGENGSPEGNVTSTESSYGWEVMSVRPPSPREELDLRFAWSAVYGVKSNAILIAGRGASLGIGGGQTSRVESARAAVERARRAGLDLTGSVLASDGFFPFRDGVDAAAAVGVTAIVQPGGSKRDGEVSAAADEHGIAMVRTGRRLFRH; encoded by the coding sequence ATGAGCAGAGCCGTGAACCGCGCTTCCCCCGAAAACCGTATCCCGGCAGAGAGTCTTTCTGCGTCCGGCGACAAGAGAAGAGCCTTGATTTCGGTCTCGGACAAGGCGGGGGTCGTCGATTTCGCCCGCGGCTTGGCCGAGAGGGGCTTCGAGATCGTCTCCACGGGGGGAACGGCAAGAGCGCTTGCCGAGGCCGGACTGGCGGTCACGGAGGTGGCGAACGTGACCTCGCACCCGGAAATGATGGACGGAAGGGTGAAGACCCTCCATCCCGCCGTCCACGCCGGCATTCTCTGCCGCCGCGACCGCGAAGACGACACCCGGGAGATGGAGCGGGCGGGCTATGTTCCCATCGACCTTGTAGCCGTCAACCTCTATCCCTTCGGCGAGACGGTGGCCCGAGGCGCTGACCGGGACCGGATCGTGGAGGAGATCGACGTTGGCGGACCTACCCTCCTGCGGGCCGCCGCGAAGGCTCACCGCGACGTCTGGCCGGTGCCCGATCCCGCATACTACTCCCGGGTCCTGGAGGCGCTCGACGCACCCGGTGCCGCCCGCTTGCGCGTCGAGCTGGCCAGACGCACCTTCGCTCACCTCTCCGAGTACGACTCCGCCATCGCCGAGTGGTTCGCAGAGCGGAGCGAAGCGGATGCCGACGGGGCCGCCCCCGAATCGGGCCCCGCTTCCGAAAAGGCAGCTTCCGAACCGGCCGTCTCCGGGCCGGACCTGGCCCTGCCTCCCGAGCTCGACCTCCGGCTTTCGGGCGGTATCCACCTCCGCTACGGTGAGAATCCCGACCAGCCCGCCGCGTTCTATCCGGAGGCCGTCGGAGCAGGGGCTCCCTTCGAGCAGCTCCACGGCAAGGCCCTCTCGTACAACAACCTCCTGGATCTCGACGGTGCGTTGTTCTCTCTTTCGCCGTTCGCCGGTTACCACGGTCCCGCCGTCTGCATCGTCAAGCATGCGACGCCATGCGGGATCGCCATCGGAGACACGGTGGCGGATGCCTATTCGAAGGCCCTGCGCACCGACTCCGAGAGCGCCTTCGGCTCGGTCGTGGCCGTGAACACGGTCGTCGACGAAGAGTGCGCCCGGCTGATGTCGAAGCTCTTCATCGAATGCATCGCCGCCAGGGGATACGCTTCCCAGGCTCTCGACCTGCTCAGCCGCAAGAAGAACCTGCGGCTCCTCGTCCACGGAGATCGGTCGCGAGTGAGAAGCGGCCGGCCCGACTCAGCGAGCCGGCTTTCGTTGCGATCGGTCTGGGGAGGCGTGCTGGCTCAGCGGGGATCGGTCCCGCCCGGGTTCGATCCGGCATCAACGGAGAGATCCGCTTCCGACGCCCCTACGGCAAAGAGAAGGAACCTATCTGCAGGCGAGAATGGCTCGCCGGAGGGGAACGTCACGTCAACCGAGAGTTCCTACGGCTGGGAGGTGATGAGCGTCCGCCCGCCTTCACCCCGGGAGGAGCTCGATCTGCGCTTCGCTTGGTCGGCCGTCTACGGAGTAAAGTCGAACGCCATCCTGATCGCCGGACGAGGGGCCTCGCTTGGGATCGGTGGCGGGCAGACGAGCCGAGTGGAGTCGGCCAGGGCGGCCGTCGAGCGAGCGCGGAGAGCCGGCCTCGACCTGACGGGCTCCGTGCTGGCATCGGACGGCTTCTTCCCGTTCCGCGACGGTGTGGACGCCGCCGCCGCTGTCGGCGTGACCGCCATCGTCCAACCCGGCGGTTCGAAGCGCGACGGAGAGGTAAGCGCCGCGGCCGACGAGCACGGCATCGCCATGGTGCGCACCGGGCGCCGGCTCTTCCGCCACTAG
- a CDS encoding phosphoribosylglycinamide formyltransferase translates to MGDAAKELRVVVFASGSGSNFESLAAYEPPVRLWRVVALVTNRAGVGATVRADRLGIPVRVVPTAGRTAEEVSGATLSALSDLRADIVCLAGYLRLVPEAVIARFRGRIVNIHPALLPRFGGEGMYGIRIHRAVLEAGERVTGATVHHVTEEYDKGPVIDREEVPVLEGDTPESLARRVLRVEHRLYPRTLDLLVRDLSTNAASDLHIAK, encoded by the coding sequence GTGGGCGACGCCGCGAAGGAGTTGCGCGTGGTCGTCTTCGCCTCCGGTAGCGGCAGCAACTTCGAATCCCTCGCCGCCTACGAACCGCCCGTAAGACTCTGGCGAGTGGTGGCACTCGTCACCAACCGGGCCGGAGTCGGCGCGACCGTCCGGGCGGACCGGCTCGGCATCCCGGTGCGCGTCGTTCCGACTGCGGGGCGGACTGCGGAAGAGGTCTCCGGGGCGACACTGAGCGCGCTCTCCGATCTGCGGGCCGACATCGTCTGTCTCGCCGGATACCTGCGTCTGGTGCCCGAAGCCGTGATCGCACGCTTTCGGGGACGGATCGTGAACATTCATCCCGCGCTCCTTCCCAGGTTCGGAGGAGAAGGCATGTACGGGATTCGCATTCACCGTGCCGTTCTGGAGGCGGGCGAGAGGGTGACCGGTGCGACGGTCCACCACGTCACCGAGGAGTACGACAAGGGTCCCGTCATCGACCGGGAGGAAGTGCCGGTCCTTGAAGGAGACACCCCCGAGTCGCTCGCAAGACGGGTTCTCCGGGTCGAGCACCGGCTTTATCCGAGGACCTTGGACCTGCTGGTACGGGATCTTTCGACGAACGCCGCATCCGACCTCCACATCGCCAAATGA
- a CDS encoding MBL fold metallo-hydrolase yields MRVERFPAGVFDQNTWLAWCPHSLDAVAIDPGAGAGDMLRKVNEDGLNLVAVLLTHAHADHVEGLAPVRDRHPEVPIHLHPADRPLYDWAVVQAAHLGVKLRPPPPPTHELAHGQSFRVGESSLEVRHAPGHSPGHVILVEEDARSFAIVADVVFSGSIGRTDLPGGDHAVLLRTIADEILTLPDATVLHTGHGLSTSVREERAHNPFLQGLCPSPGR; encoded by the coding sequence ATGCGTGTAGAGCGCTTTCCCGCCGGGGTCTTCGACCAGAACACGTGGCTGGCCTGGTGCCCGCACAGCCTTGACGCCGTCGCCATAGACCCGGGCGCGGGCGCGGGCGACATGCTTCGAAAGGTCAACGAGGACGGCCTGAACCTAGTCGCGGTCCTTCTGACTCATGCCCACGCCGATCACGTGGAGGGCCTCGCCCCGGTTCGGGACCGCCATCCGGAGGTGCCGATTCACCTCCACCCGGCGGACCGTCCGCTCTACGACTGGGCGGTCGTACAGGCCGCGCATCTCGGTGTCAAGTTGCGACCCCCGCCGCCCCCCACGCACGAATTGGCCCACGGGCAATCGTTCAGGGTCGGGGAGAGCTCCTTAGAGGTGAGGCACGCGCCAGGCCACTCCCCGGGCCACGTGATTCTGGTGGAGGAAGACGCGCGAAGCTTCGCCATCGTCGCCGATGTGGTCTTCAGCGGTTCCATCGGTCGCACCGATCTTCCCGGAGGCGATCACGCCGTCCTGCTGCGCACGATCGCGGATGAGATTCTGACCCTCCCCGACGCTACGGTTCTCCACACCGGGCACGGACTCTCCACCTCGGTGCGCGAGGAACGAGCGCACAACCCTTTCCTGCAAGGACTCTGCCCAAGCCCGGGCAGGTGA
- a CDS encoding iron-sulfur cluster assembly accessory protein: MLQLTAAATSKVHDFMKEHGSDTDTGLRVAVLPGGCSGFQYGLNIEDGPESDDEILRIDGVQVFVDPFSAQYLDGVEIDYVSSFMGQGFAFRNPNASGGCGCGSSFTV, encoded by the coding sequence ATGCTGCAACTGACCGCCGCCGCCACCTCGAAGGTGCACGACTTTATGAAGGAGCACGGCTCCGACACCGACACCGGCCTCCGCGTGGCGGTGCTTCCCGGAGGGTGCTCCGGGTTCCAGTACGGTCTCAACATCGAGGACGGCCCCGAAAGCGACGACGAGATCCTCAGGATCGACGGCGTGCAGGTCTTCGTGGATCCGTTCTCGGCGCAGTACCTCGATGGTGTCGAGATAGACTATGTGTCGAGCTTCATGGGACAGGGGTTCGCCTTCCGCAACCCGAACGCCTCCGGAGGCTGCGGTTGCGGGAGCTCGTTCACGGTCTGA
- the selA gene encoding L-seryl-tRNA(Sec) selenium transferase yields the protein MTDPRRLVPAIEALLGTEAFERIEANHGRTQAVRAARAAAEMLRHELAAGTADATSSNDPDSLAELAEELAEEWLKETESPSLLGVINATGVVIHTNLGRAPLPRAARAAMARAATGYSNLEYDLEKGERGTRYLHCAELLRELTGAEDALVLNNAAAALVLAANALAPNGGVVISRGELIEIGGGFRIAEIVERAGVRLIEVGSTNRTRLADYRDGLAVPGARLLLKVHRSNFRVSGFTEEVGVGDLAALARRRGLPLVHDLGSGLLSRRAAPCLDESTPSESVAAGAQITIFSGDKLLGGPQAGIVVGSREHVGRMRRNPLCRALRVDKVTLAGLEAVLRLHRDPEWSRTEVPALKMLTVSKASLWRAAEAIVAELRTNGVGADVREVTGLVGGGACPDAHLPGHAVFLDPAEGDPETIAEALRQGEPPVVARIVDDRLVLDPRTVRHCEQSGVAQAVARAVGKLE from the coding sequence ATGACCGATCCGCGCCGACTCGTCCCCGCAATAGAGGCTCTGCTCGGCACCGAGGCCTTCGAACGGATCGAGGCGAACCACGGTCGGACCCAGGCGGTCAGGGCCGCGCGGGCGGCTGCGGAAATGCTCCGACACGAGCTGGCGGCCGGCACTGCGGACGCCACCTCCTCCAACGATCCCGATTCGCTTGCGGAGCTGGCGGAGGAGCTGGCGGAGGAGTGGCTGAAGGAAACGGAGTCACCTTCGCTTCTTGGGGTGATCAACGCCACAGGAGTCGTGATCCACACCAACCTGGGCAGAGCTCCGCTCCCGAGGGCAGCTCGCGCAGCCATGGCCCGAGCGGCCACCGGCTACTCCAACCTCGAGTACGATCTCGAAAAAGGAGAACGAGGTACCCGCTACCTCCACTGCGCCGAACTTCTCCGGGAACTGACCGGCGCGGAGGACGCGCTGGTCCTCAACAACGCCGCCGCGGCTCTCGTTCTAGCCGCGAACGCTCTCGCCCCCAACGGCGGCGTCGTGATCTCTCGCGGCGAGCTGATCGAAATCGGCGGGGGATTCCGTATCGCCGAAATCGTCGAACGCGCCGGGGTCCGGCTGATCGAGGTGGGAAGCACCAACCGCACCCGGCTAGCGGACTATCGGGACGGATTGGCGGTTCCCGGGGCCCGCCTGCTGCTCAAGGTGCATCGCTCCAACTTCCGCGTCTCTGGGTTCACCGAGGAGGTCGGGGTCGGCGACCTCGCCGCGCTTGCCCGCAGGAGGGGTCTTCCCCTCGTCCACGACCTGGGATCGGGGCTGCTCTCAAGGCGGGCGGCGCCCTGCCTGGATGAGTCCACTCCCTCCGAGTCCGTCGCCGCCGGGGCCCAGATCACCATTTTTTCCGGCGACAAGCTCCTGGGGGGACCGCAAGCGGGGATCGTCGTCGGGAGCCGGGAACACGTCGGGCGCATGCGGCGGAACCCGCTCTGTCGCGCTCTTCGGGTTGACAAGGTCACGCTCGCGGGGCTCGAGGCCGTGCTGCGACTCCACCGCGATCCCGAGTGGAGCAGGACCGAAGTGCCGGCGCTGAAAATGCTCACCGTCTCCAAGGCATCCCTTTGGCGGGCTGCCGAAGCGATCGTCGCGGAGCTCCGCACCAACGGTGTCGGGGCGGATGTGCGAGAAGTCACGGGACTTGTCGGAGGAGGAGCCTGCCCGGATGCGCACCTTCCCGGCCACGCCGTATTCCTCGATCCCGCAGAGGGAGATCCCGAAACCATTGCCGAAGCCCTTCGCCAGGGAGAGCCGCCCGTTGTCGCCCGCATTGTCGACGACCGACTGGTGCTCGATCCGCGCACCGTCCGCCACTGCGAGCAGTCCGGGGTCGCGCAGGCCGTGGCTCGGGCGGTGGGAAAGCTGGAATAG
- a CDS encoding Ig-like domain-containing protein has product MSARTGIRPNAAGFVAVLALAALAAACARQGPPPGGPEDLRPPVIVATVPESFATETEFDGPVRFEFDERISERVAGGEMDRAVIVSPRTGGVRVNHGRGGLSVELDGGFRPDRVYRVTVLPGISDLFGNAMRDPFEIVFSTGPELAPTVVAGMAWDRIQGGPIRGAEIFATPAGGGDPFVARSDEEGIYALRYLPEGVYALTPFLDRNRNGELDAMEPQGRVDVALGATDTLFLNLPVLAADTTPAVPVSVTPLDSVTLLVEFDDHMEAELEQPLASASVLRVVDSTTLEVEEILPELAYSDWASGVADSLFVADSIAAVESAVEDSIRRAELALADSLAPTSDSIAAPDDSAAVPSDTEAGVAVDPAAAAESETTGEEPETVAESVEDPGPRPPVAVDGRPASRPPPPDAVPTYRTGPGGERLPSLVMVVRLLDPLQPGTVYSVSVSGVMNINGVSEGGGAATFETEAEDTTGDGGTPPT; this is encoded by the coding sequence GTGAGTGCGAGGACGGGGATCCGCCCTAACGCTGCCGGATTCGTGGCGGTTCTCGCCTTGGCCGCGCTCGCGGCGGCCTGCGCCCGACAGGGGCCGCCGCCGGGCGGCCCCGAGGACCTGAGGCCTCCCGTGATCGTTGCGACCGTTCCGGAGAGTTTTGCGACCGAGACCGAATTCGACGGCCCGGTGCGCTTCGAGTTCGACGAGAGGATCAGCGAGCGCGTGGCGGGCGGGGAGATGGACCGGGCCGTGATCGTCTCGCCCCGCACGGGAGGCGTGAGGGTGAATCACGGCCGGGGAGGGCTCTCGGTCGAGCTCGACGGCGGCTTTCGGCCCGACCGCGTCTACCGCGTGACGGTACTGCCCGGCATCTCCGACCTGTTCGGGAACGCGATGCGCGATCCTTTCGAGATCGTCTTCTCGACCGGACCCGAGCTCGCGCCCACGGTCGTGGCGGGCATGGCCTGGGATAGGATCCAGGGAGGACCGATCCGGGGGGCCGAGATCTTCGCCACCCCGGCAGGGGGCGGTGATCCGTTCGTGGCTCGAAGCGACGAGGAGGGTATCTACGCGCTTCGTTACTTGCCCGAGGGCGTGTATGCGCTTACCCCGTTCCTGGACCGGAACCGGAACGGGGAGCTCGACGCCATGGAGCCGCAGGGCCGGGTCGACGTGGCTCTCGGCGCCACCGACACCCTTTTCCTCAACCTGCCCGTCCTCGCCGCCGACACGACGCCGGCGGTCCCGGTTTCGGTGACGCCTCTCGATTCGGTGACGCTCCTCGTGGAGTTCGACGACCACATGGAAGCCGAACTAGAGCAGCCGCTCGCCTCAGCCTCTGTCCTCCGGGTCGTGGACTCGACGACGCTGGAGGTGGAGGAGATCCTGCCCGAGCTCGCGTACTCGGACTGGGCGAGCGGCGTGGCGGACTCGCTCTTCGTTGCGGATTCGATAGCTGCGGTCGAGAGTGCCGTGGAGGACTCGATCCGGAGGGCGGAGCTCGCGCTTGCGGATTCGCTCGCGCCGACGTCCGACTCCATCGCCGCTCCGGACGACTCCGCTGCAGTGCCGTCCGACACCGAGGCCGGAGTCGCGGTCGATCCCGCGGCGGCCGCCGAAAGCGAAACGACCGGGGAGGAGCCGGAAACGGTGGCGGAGTCGGTCGAGGACCCCGGCCCTCGACCCCCGGTCGCGGTCGACGGAAGACCGGCGAGCCGACCGCCGCCTCCCGACGCCGTGCCCACCTATAGAACAGGGCCGGGCGGGGAGAGGCTTCCTTCACTGGTGATGGTCGTTCGGCTTCTCGATCCGCTCCAACCCGGTACCGTGTACAGCGTCTCCGTCTCCGGAGTGATGAACATCAACGGGGTCTCCGAGGGCGGCGGGGCCGCCACATTCGAGACCGAGGCGGAGGACACGACGGGAGACGGCGGAACCCCGCCAACATGA